The following nucleotide sequence is from Halomonas chromatireducens.
CTGGCGAGGCGCTTCCCCGATCATCGGGTCATCGGTGTGGATCGCAGCGCCGACCGCCTTTCCCGCGATCATGGCGCGCTTCCCGACAATGCCTTGTTGGTGCGTGCCGACCTGGTGGATTTCTGGCGCCTGGCGCTGGCAGCCGGCTGGCAGCCGGCGCGTCACTACCTGCTCTACCCCAACCCCTACCCCAAGTCGGCCCATCTCAAGGCCCGCTGGCACGGTCATGCCATTTTCCCGGTGATCGTGGCGCTGGGTGGACGCCTGGAGCTGCGCTCCAACTGGCGGCTCTACGTCGAGGAGTTTGCCCAGGCGCTGGAGCAGGCCACCGGGTTGAAGGCTGCCGTGGAAGACCATGACCCCGGTGCGCACTATCTGACGCCCTTTGAACATAAGTACCATGTCAGCGGTCAGTCTTTATGGCGACTCGCTGTCACACTGCCCCATGCGCCTGGCCTGGTGCCCACCGAAGCCAAGGAGGAGTGTTGAAATGGCGTTCGTCTATCTGGCCCTGGCTATCGTGGCCGAAGTGGTCGCTACCAGCGCGCTCAAGGCCACCGAGGGCTTTACCCGGCTCTGGCCCAGCCTGATAGTGGTAGTCGGTTACGTGCTGGCCTTCTACATGCTGTCGCTGGTGCTGCGTACCATCCCTGTCGGTGTCGCCTACGCGATATGGGCCGGCATGGGGATCGTACTGGTGGCACTCGTCGGTGCGCTGGTGTTCGGCCAGCGGCCTGACCTGCCGGCCATGCTGGGGATTACGCTGATCATCGCGGGGGTCGTGGTGATCCAGCTGTTTTCCCGGGTATCCGTACACTGAGGCGTACTTCGGGTCGGCCACATGGGTTCGACATTCTTACAATACGAGGTTCCTGTTCATGTCGCGTTGGCTTGTCCTGCCGTTGGGTTTGCTGTTGGGGTTGTTGTTGCCACTGGGTGCGGCGGGTGCCGGCTTTCCGGAACTGGAGCGCATGGTCGAGAGAGGCTTTCTGGTCAGTGCCGAGGCCAAGCTGCTCGACACCGGCGAAGTGCTCGGTGCCATCGATCCCCAGCGCCAGCTTTCGCCCGCCTCGGTGACCAAGGCCTACCTGGCGGCTGCGGCACTGGATCGTTGGGGGCCCCAGCACCGCTTCACAACCCGGCTGGCAAGCGATGCCGAGCTCAACGGCTCCGGTGTCGTGGCCGGCGACCTGATCCTCGAGGGAGGCGGCGACCCGGCGCTGACCACCGAGGACCTGTGGCGCCTGGCGCAGCGTCTCCATCAGCGTGGCGTACGCGAGGTGGAAGGGCGCCTGGTGGTCAGCCAGTGGCGCTTCGGCCCCGTGGAGTGCATCACCACCGATCGCTGCCAGGCCCGTACGCGCACGGCCAACGCCTACAGTGCGCTGCTCTCGTCGGCGGGGGTCAACTACGGCAGCTGGTGCGTCAGCGTGGCCCCCGGGGCGGCAGCCGGCCAGCCGGCGCAGATCACCAGCTGTGACAGCCAGACCACCATCGTCGGCATCGATAACCAGGTCGAGACCCAGCCCCCCAACAGCGGCACCGAGCTCAATGCAGAACGGGTCACTCGTGATGACGGCGATGTCATGGTGCTGCGTGGCCAGATATCGCTTAACGCCTCGCCACGCGAGGTCTACCGGGCCAGCAGCGACCCGGCACAGCAGACGGCGCGGACCATGACGGCCATGCTCGAGCAGGCAGGGATCGCGGTGCGCCAGGGCTATACCACCAGCGTGGAGGAGCCCCCCGCCGCAGCCCGCACCCTGGCGGCAGTGGATGGCAAGCCGCTGCAGGAGCTGTTGCTGCGAACCATGAACTACTCCAACAACTTCATGGCCGATGTGCTGGCGCTCAACCTGGTCGACACGCCGCGCAGCAGTCTGCTGCAGGCCGGCGACGCCATCGAGCACTACGTGGCGGGGATGCCCGACCATGGACCCTTGATCATGCTGAGCGGCAGCGGGCTGACCACCGAGAATCGCACCTCGGCCCATGGCTCCAACATCCTGCTGGAGAGCATGTTTCACCGCACGGCGCTGTTCCCTAGCTTCGTTGCCAGCTTCCAGTCGCCGGCCAACGGTGTGTCGCGCTTCATCCAGCGGGGCTCGTCCACCTTCCAGAACCACGTCATGCTCAAGACCGGGACCCTCAACCAGCCCATTGCCGTGCGCTCCGTGAGCGGCTACTTCCGAACCCTCTCCGGGCGTTGGGGGGTCTTCACCGTACTGGTCAACGGGACCGCGACGACGCCGTGGCTCAACTGGGCCCAGGTGCTCGACCCCCTGGCCGAGGATCTGGAGCGCATGATCGAGGCCCACTGACCTGGCCGTCAGCCCTTTACTCAGAACCATTCACCCAGAGCCATTCACCCAGAGCCCTTAACTCAGCTCGCCAGGGGCCCGAGACAGGAAGCACAGCATCATGAAGCGTGGACACACCGGCTGGCGCCATCTGATCGACTCCACCGGCTATTCGCTCAAGGGGCTTGAGCTCGCCTTCCGCCATGAAGCGGCTTTTCGCCAGGAGCTGGCCCTTTGCGTGATCCTGCTGCCGCTGGCCTGGGGGATCGGCGAGGGGCCGGTGGAGTGGATTCTGCTGCTGGGCAGCTGCCTGCTGGTGTTGATTGTCGAGCTGCTCAACAGCGCCATCGAGAGCGTGGTGGACCGTATCGGCACCGAGCACCATGAACTCTCGGGGCGGGCCAAGGACATCAGCTCGGCGGCGGTGATGCTGTCACTGCTGCTGGCAGGCCTGGCCTGGGGCCTGCTGACTTGGCAGAAATTCCTGAGCTGAATGGCGCCATGGGCTCCTGCGGGGTGCCGGTAAGGCCTCGCCTTCGTTATGCTGGAGACATCCGAGCTGCGACAAGGCGAGCTGCATATGGCCCTTCCCGACGACTTCCTCCCCGACGATGACGTTCCCGCTCCGCTCAGGCCCGCCCTGGGCAAGGCCTGGCAGCGGCTGAGCGACAGCCTGGC
It contains:
- the trmB gene encoding tRNA (guanine(46)-N(7))-methyltransferase TrmB gives rise to the protein MHATSRNIVTNQPGAHRDLARRVERALRHPLRKPIADHTRVAFEQANAWLAQGAAGAPLILDAGCGVGLSTRHLARRFPDHRVIGVDRSADRLSRDHGALPDNALLVRADLVDFWRLALAAGWQPARHYLLYPNPYPKSAHLKARWHGHAIFPVIVALGGRLELRSNWRLYVEEFAQALEQATGLKAAVEDHDPGAHYLTPFEHKYHVSGQSLWRLAVTLPHAPGLVPTEAKEEC
- a CDS encoding DMT family transporter, encoding MAFVYLALAIVAEVVATSALKATEGFTRLWPSLIVVVGYVLAFYMLSLVLRTIPVGVAYAIWAGMGIVLVALVGALVFGQRPDLPAMLGITLIIAGVVVIQLFSRVSVH
- the dacB gene encoding D-alanyl-D-alanine carboxypeptidase/D-alanyl-D-alanine-endopeptidase; this translates as MSRWLVLPLGLLLGLLLPLGAAGAGFPELERMVERGFLVSAEAKLLDTGEVLGAIDPQRQLSPASVTKAYLAAAALDRWGPQHRFTTRLASDAELNGSGVVAGDLILEGGGDPALTTEDLWRLAQRLHQRGVREVEGRLVVSQWRFGPVECITTDRCQARTRTANAYSALLSSAGVNYGSWCVSVAPGAAAGQPAQITSCDSQTTIVGIDNQVETQPPNSGTELNAERVTRDDGDVMVLRGQISLNASPREVYRASSDPAQQTARTMTAMLEQAGIAVRQGYTTSVEEPPAAARTLAAVDGKPLQELLLRTMNYSNNFMADVLALNLVDTPRSSLLQAGDAIEHYVAGMPDHGPLIMLSGSGLTTENRTSAHGSNILLESMFHRTALFPSFVASFQSPANGVSRFIQRGSSTFQNHVMLKTGTLNQPIAVRSVSGYFRTLSGRWGVFTVLVNGTATTPWLNWAQVLDPLAEDLERMIEAH
- a CDS encoding diacylglycerol kinase, which produces MKRGHTGWRHLIDSTGYSLKGLELAFRHEAAFRQELALCVILLPLAWGIGEGPVEWILLLGSCLLVLIVELLNSAIESVVDRIGTEHHELSGRAKDISSAAVMLSLLLAGLAWGLLTWQKFLS